TCCATGTCGGAACGTTTAGAAAGTCACCGCCAACAGCGATTCGCACCGTCGAGTCAATCGGGCCGAAGCACTACTGCGGGCCAGACAGAATCAGCCCCACTCGCGCGGACGTTCGCTGCTTTGCAGACGACCGCCGGTAATCGGGCGGTAGCACAGCTGCTGGCAGTTCCGACCGGTCCCCGGGGTGTGGGTCACAATCGGCAAGTCCAACGGGACATCTTCGTCGAAGAGGATTCGGTCATCCGAGACAGGCACGCTCGGATACTGACCCAATCACACAGCTTCAGGCGCGAGGCGGTCGGTCACGACCTGTCGCACATCGGCAGCTCGGCAAGCTATATCGACAACCTCGCTGAGAGTCTTCGTCTCTCCGGGGACCCGCCGCTGGTCGAAATCTCATGGGCGAATGGCAGCATCCACGCCGGCCTGCAGCTGACCGATTTACACGCGTCCGCCGAAGACATTGCGCTGTTTGGCCAGATTTACCCAGATCGGACAACGGCGCTCACCGCCGTCCAGCAGCGGGCAGCCCAGCTACACCTGCAGCCCGACAATTCTTACGGCTACTACTTCGGACCCGAAGGATCGATCTGGCCGACCCATTTCACCAATTCGAACGCTCCTCGTATCCATCACGCGGTACTTGAGGCTATCGCTCAGTACCACGAACAGATGACCGCGCTTCTCGAGGATCTTGAAGCAGACATGATCGTTCTCCTCTTCAACATGCTCCTTGGGCGGTTCGCCGGCTTCATCGCCGCACGCGGCCGCAGGGCGTTCACAGGAGCTCCTAGACCGTCGAGATCACCACGGGTCGCCGAGCGACGGGTTCCTCCCGCGGGGCTTGGTGAACAGCGGCTCGGGTTCGAGCGTCAACATGGCGCACCCGTGGGACCGCCGCCAGAGCATTTGACGCGCGACCCGTTCCAAGGCCTCCTCCCCTCCGAACTCGGGGCTGAGGTTGACACCGCATATCCGGTGTTCAGGCAGATCACACCGACTCAACCCACGAGACCCGGCACCGCTATACCCCGCAGCTTCACCCTGCGCACCACTACGGGCCATCGTTACTGGGTGAGCGGTGCGGCAACCGAGCACTTCCCAGAGGCGCTCGCCGGATACCGCCAGCACTATGCGGGGACCGGACGCGGCACAGATGCACCGAGAGCAGTGATTCGGCAGACGACCCCGCTCTCCCCCGCTGCGGCACGTGGAGGTGCTCTTCACGGCCCCGGACCCGGTGAGATCGCACGTGGAAGCGTGACCCACCACCATCAGCCGTCCCTCGCGATCGACAACCGAGTGGAGTTCAACTCAAGAGGTCCTGCAGGTCAGACCGTCGCGGCCTCGGCGCTCGTTCTTGAGGACTTTGAGGCCGCTGCTTCACTCGCGTCGAATATCGTCTCGCGGCCTGGCTTCACCAGCTGGAACCAGGAGATTCAGGTGGGCAACTGGGAGTTCATATTCGCCCGGCCGAACAGACCGGGCGGGCTGGTCCGTATAACCCATGCAAATCCACGAGGGAATCTCCACAACTACGGCAGCCGACCTGCCCACTAGCCTCAAGCGACACTCGGACGGCTCAGCAGCAGCACAACGCGGCACCCGGCGGTGCGCGGATCGCCGCGGGAACGGCATCGAGTCACATGCGGCTGCCCGTTCGCTCCTGACCGTACTCGTGAAGCACAGGTCGCGGACGGCCGCGCTGGCGGGGCCGGGCGGTTGCGGGACAGCGCCGGCGTATCCCGGGCTGAGATGTACGCAGGCTGCGGCGACAGCAGAGGCGTATGGTCGGAGCCGCGGAGCAGTCCAGAGGGCGGATCGAAGATGGTGACAGCACGCTGAGGCACCCTTTCACGCACACCAGGAGGACCGTCAAGAGCGCAGGCCAGATCCGTTTCGGCCTCAGGCCAGCCGGACCCGCCTGTCTGCTTCGGGGCGCGGGTACGGCGCTATGGGGGACGGACTCCGAGAGCGGTCGGCGCGTCTGGGGGCTGTCGGGGCCGCCGAGACAACGTGCGTGCGCTGAGCACGGCCGTTGCTTAGCCGCTGCGTGCAATGAGAGCGGCCGCGATAGACGCCGACGCGGGGCGACTGAACCTGAACAGAGATGCCAGCTGCCGGTTGGAGACATTCAGACGCAGCCCGTCTGCGAATTCTTCCATTCCGATCAGTCTGTCGTATCGGAACTCCAGGGTGCGTCTGTTGCCAACGAAGACGGCGCGCTCATTTGTCAGGACGAGGTCACCGGTGTCCTGAACTTGAAGCTGCGTGCCGACTACAACGCTTCGTGCTCGCGACTGGCCAACCCGGTACGAGACGCCCTTCGCGATCCGGACGGATACGCCGCGTGAACCGCCGCGCATTTCGCGAACGGCGACCTCTTTCATGAGTGCGACGGGTTGCGCGAGGTATGCGACTTCACCCCTCTTCGTAATGAGTGGCGGGTCAGCCAACGTGGGCAGCCGACCGTCATTGATGCGAGCGATGACGAGTTCCTCGTAGAGCTCGAAGTCCCGCGTGAGGATGTCTGCGTAGGGGATGCCGATCGCGTCGGCGAGTTGAAGGATGTGCTGCTCTTCCTCCTCAGTGACCAGATCGTCGCTGAGGACGTCGCGGGCCGCGACCGTCATCACCTTCCAGGCCTTCTCGTCGAACTTCTTGCCGCGGTAATGGGCGCGCGCGTTCTCAACAATGTCCGGCAACGCCGCCAGGGCCGACCGATCACCGTGAGCCGCCGCGAGCGCGGTGCTCTCGAACTCGTCTCGCCCCTGCCTTCGGGCTTCCCGTCGAGAAAGCTTCTTCGGGGCCTCCGCGACCGGCTTCTTTTCGACCATCGCGACGGCTGCGTCATCGGCGATCGCTTGATCTTCGCCGAGCATTCCCGACCCGGTCCCGCCATCTGGCGCAGACGGATGGAGGGAATCAATGCCCTGCTCCCCGCGAGAGAAGACGTGATCCGTCCAAGCCGCGCCATCCCAGTAGCGCTTCTCGTGACGGCCGGTGGGATCAGGATGCCACGCTGCAGGTATGCTCACAGGCCTCAATGTAGCGACGCCACGCCCTGCCAGTCACTGATATTTGTCGTGAGTTCGTATGGCGGCGTTCCATGCCGGCACGCTTCGTGACCGCTTAGCAACTGGAACCAACATGCGAGGCGGAGTGGGTCTTATGCTCAGCCATATGCGTGCACTCCGGATTGCGGTCGTTGTCGTGGTCACCAGTTTCCTGGTCGCGTGCTCCCCTGGCTCGGCAGATCGTGACTCGACTCCGACGCCGACCGCTGAATCGTCGGTCACATTTCTGTCGGTACTCGATGGAGACACTATCGAGACCAGCGCCGGCACCGTCCGGCTCATCGGAATCGACGCCCCCGAGCGTGGCGAGTGCGGGTTCGCCGAGTCGTCAGCCCTTATTTCCTCGATGCTGAATGAGGGGGATTCGCTCACCCTGGAACTCCCCGAGGGCCAGAACGATACGGACCAGCACGGCAGGATGCTGCGGTACGTCGGCGCGCCGCAGAGCACAGATCTCGCGCTGCCGTTGCTGACCTCCGGTCTGGCCGTCGCGCGATACGACTCCACCGATGGTTACCCGGCGCACCCCCGTGAGCCCGAATACCACGGCGCACAGGTCGCCACCCTCGCACCTGACGGCACGGTAATGACGACTGCCTGCAAAGCGGCGGCCGACGCCGCCGAACAGGCGCGAATCGCTGCCGAACAGCAAGCGGCGCAGCCACCCGTCGCACCGCCCGCAGCCGACGAATGGTGGAAGCAGTACACGTCATGCACCAAGCTCAAGGACAACCCGAACGGCCATCCGACCGGCCCCTTCTCGCGCGACATCCCGGCAGAAGCACCCATCTACGACTGGTTCGCCAACGGAACCGGCAACAACGGGGATGGCGAAGGCGACGGGCTGGCCTGCGAGTAGGCCGTAGCTTCTCACCCCCCTTTCTAAAGCCACCAGAAGCGCGCGGTGAGGGACCGTCATATGAACAGCATCGATTGTGGAGACGGAGTCGTGCCTGCTCAGCCGCCATCGGCGGCCGCTGAGTTGATTAGCTCCAGCAAGTCGCGCATCTCCTCAGCAATCTCGTCAACACGGTGCGCTCTCGCGAGTCCGGAGACGGAGACCGCCTTGTAGCCATTCGCCTGGAGCTGTCTGTTCAGGGCTGAGATGATCTGCTTTGGCGGGCTGGCGAACAACCGATAATCGAGATCGGCCCAGGCCTCATCGAACTCGGCCTTGAACGCCGACATCACATCAACCTGGTGCTGTCTTGCGTGAACTTCTGAGGTCACCCGTTCCTGAAGTTGTCTGCCGAAGACTTCGTTGCCCATTGCGTCACT
The window above is part of the Microbacterium sp. BK668 genome. Proteins encoded here:
- a CDS encoding DUF2510 domain-containing protein codes for the protein MSIPAAWHPDPTGRHEKRYWDGAAWTDHVFSRGEQGIDSLHPSAPDGGTGSGMLGEDQAIADDAAVAMVEKKPVAEAPKKLSRREARRQGRDEFESTALAAAHGDRSALAALPDIVENARAHYRGKKFDEKAWKVMTVAARDVLSDDLVTEEEEQHILQLADAIGIPYADILTRDFELYEELVIARINDGRLPTLADPPLITKRGEVAYLAQPVALMKEVAVREMRGGSRGVSVRIAKGVSYRVGQSRARSVVVGTQLQVQDTGDLVLTNERAVFVGNRRTLEFRYDRLIGMEEFADGLRLNVSNRQLASLFRFSRPASASIAAALIARSG
- a CDS encoding thermonuclease family protein, which codes for MRALRIAVVVVVTSFLVACSPGSADRDSTPTPTAESSVTFLSVLDGDTIETSAGTVRLIGIDAPERGECGFAESSALISSMLNEGDSLTLELPEGQNDTDQHGRMLRYVGAPQSTDLALPLLTSGLAVARYDSTDGYPAHPREPEYHGAQVATLAPDGTVMTTACKAAADAAEQARIAAEQQAAQPPVAPPAADEWWKQYTSCTKLKDNPNGHPTGPFSRDIPAEAPIYDWFANGTGNNGDGEGDGLACE